Part of the Nitrospirota bacterium genome is shown below.
GAAGCTCCGAGAACTCAAACTGGAATTGTCGATGGGAAAACCGGTGTCGATCAAGAAGATCGACGAGGTTCAAAGGGAGATCGACCGGCAGATCAATCGCTAACCGCTAGGCGTTGGCAGTCTGCTTCTTCCACTTCGCGAGGATCCGCTCCACCCGCATCCGTACCACCATATCCGGATCTTTCATCAACGGCTTAATCGCATCGCGGCCCCGGTCATCGCCGATCGCCTCAAGCGCCGCCGCCGCAGTCAAACGGGTGAACCAATCTTTGTCGGCCAGCATGCCAATGAGGGGATCGATCGCCTCAGCGCTCTTGATCCGGCCCAGGGCCATGATGGCCTGCTTCTGGACCATCTCGTCTTTGTCCTTGAGCGCGACGACCAGGCGAGAGACCGACGGAGCGCCAAGCTCGACAAGGGCATTGGTCGCATCGTCCTTGAATTCGTCATTTTTCAACTGCAGCATCAAGGGATCGAGAACGCGCTCATCGCGAATCTTCCCGAGCGCCGTAATCACGTACTTCCGCACATCCCAGTCGCGAAGCAACTTAATCAACAGTTCGACGGCGGGAGAACCGATTTGGCCCAGTCCCTCGATCGCCACTTCTCTGACTTGCCAGTCACCGTCACGCAAGGCGCTGCACAACGGCGCCACGCACCGTTCATCGCCCATTTCACCGAGCGTGATGGCCGCCTCGCGGCGCACGACCCAATCAGGATCCTTGAGCAGATCGATCTGGATCTCGATCTCATCCTTGACCTTTTCCTCTTCAAGGACGGCATCTTCCGTCAGTTCCGCCGCCAGCGCAACCGTGGCCGGAGACTCTCCGGTAAAATCAGCCGCCACCTGGTCGGTCAATTCGTCGCTCACCGTCTCTACAACGGTAGGCGTCGCCTGCTCTTCTTTGGATCCTGCTTGTTCCATGGGTACTACCTTAAATAATTCACTCGCCCGTCCACGACCTTGCCGCAGTGACTACTTCTTCGCGGCCGTTTTCTTGCTCGCAGAGTTCTTCTTGCGCAACACGACCGTCCGCCGCTTCCGTTGCGTCCGCCGCAGCCGCTTCTTCAGCGAACGAAGCGCGTCATCCCCTTTAGGATCCTTGTGGCCGGTCAACTTCTCCGCCACCTTCTTTTTCAGTCTGGTTTCGTCCGATTCACTCGCCGTTGTTTTCGCCATCCGGATTCGGGCCTCCCTGTATACCTAATTAATCTAATGTTCTCTCGGATCCCATCGGGAGCTGGCAGTCTAGTGGAGCGCTTCACACCCTGTCAACCGGCGGCTACGCAAAGACGCGAACGAGCTAGGCGGAAACGACCGTCGCCACTTCGGCATGATCGATATGATCGGCTGCCTGCATCCCCGTCAACTGCCGCCCCCTCCGCGAAACCCAGACATCGCCAGGCAGCAACCGAACGGGATAGGCAAGTAACGGAGCCGTCCGTCCCCACGTTGCAGGACTAAATTCCGCCGCTCCTGCCGCAAGCTGCTCGAGCCCCAGAAGGATTGAAATCGATACCGTCTCCATCGATTCTGACGAGAGCAACGCCAGCGGCCGATGCTCGCCCACCAGCTGGACGCGAACCACGGAGAGGCCCCCTGAGAGCATCCCGATCCGAGCCGCGGCCCCGCGTGACAGATCGAGAATCCGCCCGTTCACATAAGGACCCCGGTCCGTGATACGGACATGGACATGTTTCCCGTTCACTAAATTCACGACCCGGACCACGCTGCCGAGGGGCAGGGTGCGATGGGCGGCGGTCAATGCCCCCATATCAAACAACTCCCCGTTTGCTGCCTGCTTGCCATGGAAGGCCTCGCCATACCAGGAAGCCACTCCGCGATCTTCAATTCCCACGTCCAAATGAGACACCCCGGTCGGCACCCACGAGCAGGCCCCCAGCAACAGCCCCAGACTGAGGCTCATCGCCACCAAGAACTGCCGACTCTGTCCATTCATTCGATTGATCATCTCGTACCCCATTTGCTAGTTGAACCAACGGTCCCACAGGACTCAACCTGTGTGTCTCTACTGTACGGTTCAACCGGCAACCCAACAATACCGAGAGCGTAGCCCCCACCCCCTACTTTAGTTGGCGGAAAAAATGGAACAAAGAGGGAATTTGTACAGAAAAGAACTAATAACCAGCGGCAATTCAAGCAGCGCTATGTATTTATAAGAGAAACCACTTACCCCAGTCAACCGGAGAAGGAGCTAGGCTATCCAGGAAGCCCTACTGAAGCTGAATCAAACGGGCAAAGACCCCGTCCCGCTGCTTCACATAGGTCAGCTTCACCATCTCACCCACGCGAATGGCCTGAAGGGGGATCCGTTTCCCCTTTCGGGTGATCCTGGTTTGCGCTGTGACCTTGGCCCCCACCGTCATATCGTTGTGCTTGGACAAGGGGGTCTTCACGACAATCATATGGGGAGTTTGGGCAAGGTTGACCGCCACCACCTGCCCCTGGACCCGGTAGGTCCGCTCACCGGCTGCGGCAGGGTCGGCCACAATAGACAACAGGCCCAGCAACGCAGCGACTGCGCATAGGACCTGTCCCTGTTGACGCGCTCTGGTCACGATGATCGGCTCTCCCTGCAAACCCGTTCAGACGAGCGCGGACTCTAACAGGACGAGGAAAACCTGTAAAGCGACGCGAAGCAGACACGCGATATTGACTGCCCCAACCCGACTGAGTAAGATGCCCACCTGTTGCCAGTCAGGGTGCAATGACCAACCCGCCGGCAGTGTTCTCCAGACTCCACGATCCACTCAGCGCCTATGATTGACGTCCAACAGATCACGAAGCGGTATGGCCACCATACCGCCATCGATCGCGTGAGCTTCTCCGTCGCCAAAGGCGAGGTCCTGGCCTTCCTAGGCCCGAACGGGGCGGGGAAAACGACCACCATGCGCATCCTGACCTGCTTCATGCCGGCCACTGAAGGCAAGGCATTGGTAGCAGGATTCGATTGCGCGGACGAGCCGCTCGAGGTAAAACGCCGGATCGGCTACTTACCGGAGACTCCGCCGGTCTATCTGGAACTGACGGTCACAGAATATCTACAGTTCGTGGGCCGCCTCCGCGGCCTCAGCGGAAAGATCCTCACCTCATCTATGCAGCGCGAGATTGAACGGCTCGGCCTGGGCACAGTGCAACATCGGCTCATCGGAAACCTCTCGCGCGGCTATCGCCAGCGAGTCGGCTTAGCCCAAGCCTTGCTGCACGATCCCCAAGTCTTAATCCTGGATGAACCGACCGTCGGTCTCGACCCGAAACAGATTATCGAGATCAGGGAATTGATCAAGAACCTGGCCGGCTCCCATTCGGTCATTCTGAGCACCCACATTCTTCCCGAAGCCACCGCCGTGTGCCAGCGTGTCGTCATCATCAGCGGGGGACGTATCGTGGCAGAAGATACGCCGGAGCAACTCTCCGCGCGCCTACGCCAGTCCGAAAAGATTTCCCTGACCCTCAAATCTCCCGCTGCGGACACAGACCGACTCTTGAAATCGGTACAGGGGGTCCAGAACGTCTTCACCAGCGGCGCCCCCGGCACGTTTCTACTGGAATGTGAACTCGGTCGGGACGCGCGGGAAGAGGTAGCTCGCCTGGCAGTCACCAGCGGATGGGGGCTGCTTGAACTGAAAGCCATTTCCATGACCTTGGAAGATGTGTTTCTCCAGCTGACGAGAACCGAAGAGGGCCTCGCGCAAGGCGCCGTGGCCGCCTCAGCAGAACCGGCAGGCCAACCAGCATGACGCCAGTCCAAGCCATCATCGCCAAAGAACTGCGTTCCTACTTCGTGTCGCCGGTCGTCTATGTCGTGGGGTCCGTGTTTCTCTTGATCGTGGGACTGCTCGCCTACCTCTACGTGGTCTTTGCCGGAGCCCAGGCGATTCAGTTGATGCAAATGCAGGGGAGCGCCCAGATCAATCTAAACGATCTGGTCTTCCGGAATCTCTTTTCCAGCATACGATTCATTCTGTTGATTATCTTGCCGATCCTGACGATGCGGCTCTTTGCCGAAGAGCGCAAACTCCGCACCTTTGAATTCTTATTGACCTCTCCCATCGGGATCAACGAAATCGTGGCAGGCAAGTTCATGAGCGTCTTCCTCGTCTTTCTAGGCCTCCTCGGACTGACCGGTCTCCTGCCGCTCGTGCTCGCCCTTTTCAGCGACTTCGATTGGTATCCCGTGTTGACCGGCTACCTGGGGCTGGTCCTGCTCGGCGCCCTCTTTCTCTCCGTCGGCGTCCTGGCCTCGGCCTTGACCGAAAACCAGATCGTCGCGGCCTTTGTGAGCTTCGGCCTGCTGCTGGTCCTCTGGCTCCTCGCAGGCGTCAGCTCACTCCTCGGGGATACGGCCATTGGACAGGCCATCTCCTACCTCTCATTCATGGAACATTACGACCACCTGGTGCGCGGGCTGGTCGACACGAAAGACCTCGTGTATTTCTTGAGTGGCCTGGCCTTGATGCTCTTTTTGTCCCATCGAGTCGTGGACTCGACCAGGTGGAAATGAACATGAAGACGATTCCACTGGGCGTAATCGGCATGGCCCTGGCCCTGGCAGGAGCGGTCGGCTATAGCCTCGCCCCGGAAAAACTCTGGCTGGTGACCCTTATGGAAGGGGCGGCCCTCCTCTGCCTCCTCCTCTTTGCGATCGTCCATTTCAGCCGCCTGAAAGCCTTCTCCTCCCGCCGCTCCACTCGTATGGGGGCTAACAGCCTGCTGATGATCCTTCTCTTCGTCAGCATTCTCGCAATCGTCAATTTCCTCGCGGCCCGCCATTCTATCCGGTGGGACCTGTCGGAGAACCAGAACTTCTCCCTCTCTCCGCAGACCTATCGCGTACTGCGGAACCTCCCGCGCGAAGTGCTCGTCACCGTCTTCACCAGAGAAAAAGACCCGGGCTACCAGTCCTATAAAGAACGGCTCGATAGTTATCGGCAAGCCAGCCCGAAGATGACCGTAGAGTTTGTCGATCCGGAACGGCAGCCGAAAATCGCCCAGAACTACGGCATCAACAGAACCGACACGGCCGTATTTGAAAGCGCCGGCCACACCGTCCGCGTCACCTCTCCCTCGGAAGTGGAACTGACCGGGGCCCTGATCCGCGTGTCCCAGGACAGGCAGAAGCAAGTGCTCTTCCTCGAAGGGCATGGAGAACCGAGCCTCGACGATCGGGAGCGAACCGGACTCTCTGCCGCCAAAGACATTTTGCTCAAGCAGGGTTACGACGTCGGCACACTTAGCCTGCTCAAAGAAGCAGCCGTGCCGGATCAGACGGCCATCCTGATCGTGGCGGGTCCCCGCCGCCCTGTGACCACCGAAGAACAAGAACGGATTCACACCTATGTGGAGAAGGGCGGCCATCTCTTATTGCTGATCGATCCGGATACGCAAGCGGATCTCAATCCCCTACTCAAGCAATGGGGCCTGGGAGTCGGCCCGGGAGTCCTGGTCGATCTCCAAGATCGATTGGCCCAAGGCGACCTGACCTCCCTCTTGGTCCGCACTTTCACGGAACATGAGATTACGCAGGACCTCTCTGCCGCCGTGCTCTTTCCCCTCGCGCGCCATATCACCTTCGACGAACAAGCAGGCAAGGCCTGGGACTATGTGCCCCTCGCCAGAACCTCGCCGAACAGCTGGGCGGAAACAGACATCAAGGGCCGCGTCGTCAACCTTGATGAGAAGGAAGATATCAAGGGCCCCCTGCCGATGGCCGCAGCCATTTCGCCCAAGGTGGCGCCGGAAGAAGGCAAGCCCAGGCCGGCCGTCGTGGTCATCGGCAACTCTACCTTCGCCACCAATGCCTTCGTGAACTTTCCCGGCAACAGCGACTTTTTCCTCCACACGGCCGCCTGGCTCGCGGAGGAACGGAATATGATGTCGCTCGTCCCGAAGGATTCCGCGCTCCGACCCTTTACCCCGAATCCCTTACAAGAGCGGGCGCTGCTGTATCTCCAGGTCATTCTCCTGCCGACCGCCATGTTTGTCGCCGGCATCCTGGTCTGGCGCAAGCGCAGACGCCTGTAGATCCATGCGTTACTGGCCCACCATCCTCATGGCGCTCGTCCTAGCCGGACTCGGCCTGTACCTCTACACCGTCGAACTGCCCCAGCGCGAATCGCAGGAACGACAAGACAGCGCCGAGAAGAAGGTCCTGCTCTTCGACCAACAAGCCCTCACAGGGCTCATCGTCAAAACCGACCAGCAGGAACTCGTCTTCGCTCGGACTCCTGAAAAGGGATGGGTACTCACCGCGCCCCTCCATACAGACGCCGACCAGCGGGAGGTCCAGAATCTGATCCGGGCTCTGGTCACAGGCGCCGTCACCCGCGTCGTCGAAAACCAGCCGGCCAATCTCACGCCCTTTGGACTCGACAATCCGATGACCACTGTCACCGTCCTGGCCGGCGCCGCACGAGAGACCTTCTCCATCGGAGATAGCGGCCCCCTCTCCTCCACCCTCTATGTCCTCCGTGAATCGGACCACCAGGTCCTGCTGACGAACCTGGCTCCCAAAGACTTTCTGAACAAGACCTTGATGACCTTTCGCCGCAAAGACCTCCTGCGCGTGGCGCAAGGCGAGGTCGAACGGATCCGCCTGACCTATCCCACGACCGAAATCGTGCTCTATCAAAGCGCAGAGAAACCCAAGAGCAAATGGAAACTTCGCTACCCGATCGAAGGGGAAGCGGATCAAACAGAAGTGCGAACCCTGCTGTTCCGGCTCGAAGACTTAAAAGCCCTGGGCATCATCGATCCGGGCCACGAGCGAGACGCCCTAGCCCAAACACTCACCGTGCCGAAAGTGAAAGTCACCATCCATACGTCCGATGGCGACCAGACGGTCAAGCTCTATCAACCGGACCAGGCCAGCGGCGAAGCCTTTGCGGAAACGAGTCCCACCGGCCCGCTCTATCGCATCAATCCCACCGCGATCAGAGACCTGACCAAGGAACTCTTTTCGTTCCAAGACAAGCGGCTGCTCGGCATCGATTACACCGATATCGCCATGCTCTCCGTCACCACGCCGATCGAACACTATGTATTGATCAATCAACAAAACGAATGGGTACTGGAAGATCAACCGACCAAAACATTGGATCAACAGTCTGTCGACTTATTTGTCAGCCGTGTTGCCAATGTTCCGGCCGAAGAACGGATAATCAAACAGGCGGGCCCCTTGGCGCCATACGGCCTGGTGGTACCGGCTGCAGAATTTATTGCCACGGGGAAAGACGGAAAGATCGCGGGAAAACTCTCTATCGGCAGTCATGCCAACGGGCTGGCCTATGCGATGGGGCAACGGGTCCCTGGCATCTTCCAGATTCGCGCCGACCTGCTTACACAGATCCCTACCAAAAAAGACCTGCTGTCTGCCTCATCAGAGAAAACTTCCCCTTCGCACTAGCAGCGGTACGAGATCGTGCCATGAGATGGGCGGTTTACAGGCAGCTGCTGCTTCCGCTCCAATGCACAGCCGGTCATCTGTATTACTCACGACGGGCAGCCTGCTCAAGAATCGTGATCAGGAGCAGAATGAGCGCCTCCTGAGCCAGCAGCAAAATCGCATCTCTCGTATCCGCGTGGCGCAGCACGATGGCTGACAGGCCCAAACAGATCGTCACGACAAAAATCACACTGACCGATGCTTGTCTGCTGCCAAGAAGCCGCGCGAGACGGTGGTGCAGGTGATCGGTCCCCACATAGTCGATCCATTCCTTAACCGTACTGACCTTCCCCGTCACGATCCTCTCGACGGTGATGTGAATCATGTCGTAAATGAGGATGCCGAAAATGAGCAACGGATTGCTGAACGACACAATGGGGTTATCATCCGCCCAGTTGCCTTTCACGGCGAGACAGGCGAGCGTGAAGCCCAGAAATGTGGAGCCCCCGTCTCCAAGAAAAATCATGGCAGGCCTTTGG
Proteins encoded:
- a CDS encoding septal ring lytic transglycosylase RlpA family protein, producing the protein MINRMNGQSRQFLVAMSLSLGLLLGACSWVPTGVSHLDVGIEDRGVASWYGEAFHGKQAANGELFDMGALTAAHRTLPLGSVVRVVNLVNGKHVHVRITDRGPYVNGRILDLSRGAAARIGMLSGGLSVVRVQLVGEHRPLALLSSESMETVSISILLGLEQLAAGAAEFSPATWGRTAPLLAYPVRLLPGDVWVSRRGRQLTGMQAADHIDHAEVATVVSA
- a CDS encoding HEAT repeat domain-containing protein — encoded protein: MEQAGSKEEQATPTVVETVSDELTDQVAADFTGESPATVALAAELTEDAVLEEEKVKDEIEIQIDLLKDPDWVVRREAAITLGEMGDERCVAPLCSALRDGDWQVREVAIEGLGQIGSPAVELLIKLLRDWDVRKYVITALGKIRDERVLDPLMLQLKNDEFKDDATNALVELGAPSVSRLVVALKDKDEMVQKQAIMALGRIKSAEAIDPLIGMLADKDWFTRLTAAAALEAIGDDRGRDAIKPLMKDPDMVVRMRVERILAKWKKQTANA
- a CDS encoding DUF4340 domain-containing protein; this translates as MRYWPTILMALVLAGLGLYLYTVELPQRESQERQDSAEKKVLLFDQQALTGLIVKTDQQELVFARTPEKGWVLTAPLHTDADQREVQNLIRALVTGAVTRVVENQPANLTPFGLDNPMTTVTVLAGAARETFSIGDSGPLSSTLYVLRESDHQVLLTNLAPKDFLNKTLMTFRRKDLLRVAQGEVERIRLTYPTTEIVLYQSAEKPKSKWKLRYPIEGEADQTEVRTLLFRLEDLKALGIIDPGHERDALAQTLTVPKVKVTIHTSDGDQTVKLYQPDQASGEAFAETSPTGPLYRINPTAIRDLTKELFSFQDKRLLGIDYTDIAMLSVTTPIEHYVLINQQNEWVLEDQPTKTLDQQSVDLFVSRVANVPAEERIIKQAGPLAPYGLVVPAAEFIATGKDGKIAGKLSIGSHANGLAYAMGQRVPGIFQIRADLLTQIPTKKDLLSASSEKTSPSH
- a CDS encoding ATP-binding cassette domain-containing protein, giving the protein MIDVQQITKRYGHHTAIDRVSFSVAKGEVLAFLGPNGAGKTTTMRILTCFMPATEGKALVAGFDCADEPLEVKRRIGYLPETPPVYLELTVTEYLQFVGRLRGLSGKILTSSMQREIERLGLGTVQHRLIGNLSRGYRQRVGLAQALLHDPQVLILDEPTVGLDPKQIIEIRELIKNLAGSHSVILSTHILPEATAVCQRVVIISGGRIVAEDTPEQLSARLRQSEKISLTLKSPAADTDRLLKSVQGVQNVFTSGAPGTFLLECELGRDAREEVARLAVTSGWGLLELKAISMTLEDVFLQLTRTEEGLAQGAVAASAEPAGQPA
- a CDS encoding GldG family protein is translated as MKTIPLGVIGMALALAGAVGYSLAPEKLWLVTLMEGAALLCLLLFAIVHFSRLKAFSSRRSTRMGANSLLMILLFVSILAIVNFLAARHSIRWDLSENQNFSLSPQTYRVLRNLPREVLVTVFTREKDPGYQSYKERLDSYRQASPKMTVEFVDPERQPKIAQNYGINRTDTAVFESAGHTVRVTSPSEVELTGALIRVSQDRQKQVLFLEGHGEPSLDDRERTGLSAAKDILLKQGYDVGTLSLLKEAAVPDQTAILIVAGPRRPVTTEEQERIHTYVEKGGHLLLLIDPDTQADLNPLLKQWGLGVGPGVLVDLQDRLAQGDLTSLLVRTFTEHEITQDLSAAVLFPLARHITFDEQAGKAWDYVPLARTSPNSWAETDIKGRVVNLDEKEDIKGPLPMAAAISPKVAPEEGKPRPAVVVIGNSTFATNAFVNFPGNSDFFLHTAAWLAEERNMMSLVPKDSALRPFTPNPLQERALLYLQVILLPTAMFVAGILVWRKRRRL
- a CDS encoding ABC transporter permease subunit → MTPVQAIIAKELRSYFVSPVVYVVGSVFLLIVGLLAYLYVVFAGAQAIQLMQMQGSAQINLNDLVFRNLFSSIRFILLIILPILTMRLFAEERKLRTFEFLLTSPIGINEIVAGKFMSVFLVFLGLLGLTGLLPLVLALFSDFDWYPVLTGYLGLVLLGALFLSVGVLASALTENQIVAAFVSFGLLLVLWLLAGVSSLLGDTAIGQAISYLSFMEHYDHLVRGLVDTKDLVYFLSGLALMLFLSHRVVDSTRWK